Below is a window of Cryptosporangium aurantiacum DNA.
GTTCGGAATGACGTTGCGCGGCCCGAACACCTCAGCGGAGTCGAGGATGCGGCGGTGCCACTCTTCGCGTCCGACATATCGTTCTTTGCCGGGGCAGTGAAGCTCGAAGAGCTTCTTGTCCCACACCTCATAGTTGGGGTGGTAGATCTGGATGCCGTAGTCCTTGAAGCGCTGCACGTCGGCGCGCGGCAACGCCTGGGCCACGACCTTGCCGATCCACCGGCCCGGGAAGCGCTCCTCGATCGCCTGGGCGTAGCGGCCGTAGAAGTCGGCCTCGGCCAGCCCGTCGACCTTCCGCGTGATGCTGCCGCCGGTCAGCGTGTACGCCTTCGACGTGCGTGCGGTGTCGTACTTGTCGATGATCGCCAGCGCTTCGAGGATCTCGTCGGTCGGCTTGACGGCCGTGTACGGACGCCCGGCCGCCTTGTGCTGGCGGTAGTTGTGGTTGATGTCGCAGTACTGGCACTCCTCGGTGGCGCCGAAGTACTGACAGAGCCGGTACGCCGTCAGGTAGATGAGGTAGCCCCACTGGATCGTGGGCGCGACCTCCATCACGGACTTCCCGTTGGGGAGCGTGTGCCGGTAGTAGTCGGGCATCGGCGGCAGGCCGACGTCCGCGATCGGTCGATCGTCCAGGTACAGGCGCATCCGACCGTCATCATCGGTTTTGACGCGATACGGCGAGCCGGGGTTCACCCGCACCGACACGACCGTGCGGCGCAGCTCGTACGGACCGCCGGTGAGCACGATCTCCTCCGGCGGGCGGCGTAGCGCCGCACTGCCCAGCTCAGGCAGGGTCCGGTGGTCGAACGAGAAGATGAAGTACGACTTCGGCTTGACGTCGCCGTCCTCGTTGTCGGTCAGGGCCGAGTCGTCGAAGGCCAGCCCGCCTCGCAGCAGATCCTCCTTGATGACCGCTTCCTTCGGCACGTGCGGAAAGCGACCCATCAGGTCTTCGACGAGGTCAGTACGGGTTGGCATAGGCACGATTTTACGCCGGTGACGTGACGAACTCCCTGCGGTGGTAGATCAGCCGCCCGTCGTCCGGGCCGTGGAACACCTCGAGCACGGCCGCGACCACCACCGTGGAGTCGCCGACCGGGAGGCGGTGCAGCGGAGCCGCGCGGAGTGCGGCCAGCGCACCCGGCAGGATCGGCTCGCCCGACGGCAGCGTGTCCCATCCCTGGTCGGGCGTGAAGCGGCGCCCGTCGGTGTGCGCGAACTCGTGCGCCAGGCCGGCGTGCGTGGAGCCGAGCAGGTGGACGACGAAGCTCGGCGCCTCGAGGATCGCGCCCGCGGCCGACGTCCCCATGACCGAGAACGACAGGGCAGGCGGAGCGAGCGAGACCGACGCCACACTGGAGGCGGTCAGCCCGACGGGACCGTCCGGCCCGGCCGTGCTGATGACCGCTACACCCGTGGGGTACCGGCGGAAAGCCGCCTTCATCCCCTCGGTGACCTGGTCTGTTGCCGTTACGAGATCCACGGGCGGAGGCTAAAACCTCAACCTAGGTGCAGGTCAAGTGGAGGGCGCCGGGCTCTCCGCGGGTAGCACGATCACGTCGAAGAAGCTCTGCAGGTGGGACGCGATATCGACCGCGTCAGGGTCGAGCAGCCACTGGAGCTGCAGACCGTCCCAGAGCGCCACCAGCGATGCGGCCGCGACCTCCGGCGTCATCCCTGGCCGGAGCCGGCCCGCGTCCGCCAGGTCCCGGAACTTGCGCGTGTACTCGTCCCGGATGCCCGCGAGGCGTCGGCTCATGTACTCGCGGCCCGGGTTGCCGCGGGTGACCGCCTCACCGGCCAGCACCGTGTACAGCTCGATGACGCCCTGGATCGTCTCGTTCGCGCGGACCTGGCGAAGCACCGCGTCGATGAACGCCCCGCCGGGGGGTAGCACGACCTCGCCCATCTCGTCGCGCTTTCGGAGCACGGCCAGCAGCAGGTCGCTCTTCTTCGGGAAGTAGTGCAGGAGGCTCGTCTGGCTCATGCCGACCAGGTCAGCGACCTTCTGCAGCGAACCGCCCGCGTACCCGTGCGCGGCGAACACCGTGAAAGCGGCGTCGACGATCGCGGCCCGGCGTTCGGCTGCTCCCGCGTACGGCCCGCGTGGGCGCCCGGCACTGACCACCGCACCAATGTAGGTCACCCGAACTTCGAGTAGCTACTCGAAGTTCGTGCTAGCGTCGCCCCCATGTCTTCCGACTACCTCACCGACCGCGGTCCGGGGCGTGGCCGCCGCAGCCCCGCTCGCTCCTGGCTGCACAGCGACGCCCCGGCGCTGTCGCTGGACGGGGACTGGTCGTTCCGGCTGCTCCCGGCGGCGCCGTCGACGCCGGCCGGGCGCGGTGTGCTGCCGGAGGACGAGGCGATCGACGGTTTCGCCGCGGTCGGCTACGACGACGCGGCGTGGGGCGCGATCGGCGTCCCGTCGCACTGGGTCCTTCCCGCCGATGGCCGCCGTGGTGCGCCGATCTACACGAACGTGCAGTTCCCGTTCCCGACCGAGCCGCCGTTCGTGCCCGACGAGAACCCGACCGGGGACTACCGGCGGCGGTTCGACCTGCCCGATTCGTTCGCCGACACTGAGCGGACCCTGCTGCGCTTCGACGGCGTCGAGTCGCGGTACGTCGTCTGGGTGAACGGCACCGAGGTCGGCGTCGGCGTGGGCAGCCGGCTGGTGCAGGAGTTCGACGTCACCGGGCTCCTCGTCCCCGGCGAGAACGTCGTCGCGGTGCGGGTGCACCAGTGGTCGGCGTCCAGCTACCTCGAGGACCAGGACCAGTGGTGGCTGCCCGGAATCTTCCGCAGCGTCACGCTGCTGGGCCGCCCGGCGGGCGGGATCGACGACGTCTGGCTGCAGACGCCGTTCCACGGCACGGCCGGGGCCGCGGGCCCTGCCTCGATCGTCCCCGAGATCTCGGCCGGCCTCGCCGCGTTCCCGGTCACGCTGTCGGTGCCCGAGCTCGGGGTGCACACGACCTGGAACCGTCCGGAGGACGTCGGCGCGATCGAGCTGGCCGAGGTCCGGCCCTGGTCGGCGGAGGATCCGCAGCTGT
It encodes the following:
- a CDS encoding radical SAM protein — encoded protein: MPTRTDLVEDLMGRFPHVPKEAVIKEDLLRGGLAFDDSALTDNEDGDVKPKSYFIFSFDHRTLPELGSAALRRPPEEIVLTGGPYELRRTVVSVRVNPGSPYRVKTDDDGRMRLYLDDRPIADVGLPPMPDYYRHTLPNGKSVMEVAPTIQWGYLIYLTAYRLCQYFGATEECQYCDINHNYRQHKAAGRPYTAVKPTDEILEALAIIDKYDTARTSKAYTLTGGSITRKVDGLAEADFYGRYAQAIEERFPGRWIGKVVAQALPRADVQRFKDYGIQIYHPNYEVWDKKLFELHCPGKERYVGREEWHRRILDSAEVFGPRNVIPNFVAGIEMAAPHGFTSVDEAIDSTAEGLQYFMSRGITPRFTTWCPEPTTPLGKSNPQGAPLEYHVRLLQTYRAVMEANGLTSPPGYGPPGPGNAVFSVSSFMDSLPAEPEKATSAG
- a CDS encoding flavin reductase family protein, which encodes MDLVTATDQVTEGMKAAFRRYPTGVAVISTAGPDGPVGLTASSVASVSLAPPALSFSVMGTSAAGAILEAPSFVVHLLGSTHAGLAHEFAHTDGRRFTPDQGWDTLPSGEPILPGALAALRAAPLHRLPVGDSTVVVAAVLEVFHGPDDGRLIYHRREFVTSPA
- a CDS encoding TetR/AcrR family transcriptional regulator, whose product is MVSAGRPRGPYAGAAERRAAIVDAAFTVFAAHGYAGGSLQKVADLVGMSQTSLLHYFPKKSDLLLAVLRKRDEMGEVVLPPGGAFIDAVLRQVRANETIQGVIELYTVLAGEAVTRGNPGREYMSRRLAGIRDEYTRKFRDLADAGRLRPGMTPEVAAASLVALWDGLQLQWLLDPDAVDIASHLQSFFDVIVLPAESPAPST